One part of the Rutidosis leptorrhynchoides isolate AG116_Rl617_1_P2 chromosome 1, CSIRO_AGI_Rlap_v1, whole genome shotgun sequence genome encodes these proteins:
- the LOC139885589 gene encoding pollen receptor-like kinase 2 — MGAHLYVRAPLSTSSSSPMWAHFGRFIVFLLILTISTMHLANASDFETLIEFKKSISGYNLTTWNTTMTPCDNNVANWEGLLCTNGTVWGIELEGKGLKGNIDTYILGELSSLVSISFNDNNLEGHFPDFGMLDGLREISLSDNNFNGEISANAFNGLKWLKKINLANNNLVGQIPRSLIRLPKLQELMLQDNQFEGELPHFDPGKLSLANFANNHFRGRIPEGLQSFPASQFSGNDLCGIPLAECQRDGTATTTVIIIVLVLATSLAALVWAIIILCRRRHHELPSGYPHNSSIILTASANLSTHEKGETSAQNGNKPDLTMKLTFLTDDEHKFELKDLLKASAEILGSGMFGSSYKIDLKDGNVMVVKRFKQMNNFGKEEFCDHIKRLGRLRHPNIQPIVAFHYRKDEKLLVSEYVDNISLSYHLHGNQSNESQSLDWPTRLKIVKGVVKGLQNLYTNLPSLIVPHGHLKSSNVLLNKNYEPLLTDYGLVPVTNQEHARDFMMAYKSPEYQQLSRISKKTDIWCLGVLILEIMTGKFPPNTLHQSKGHNTDLTDFINYISEQFSVDMFDKEMSGFGKSREGEMMKLFKIGLSCCEKDVKKRIDIQQLVMKIEDVKERDGPEDDFQSTYNDFQSTYSSE, encoded by the exons ATGGGCGCGCACTTGTACGTGCGCGCACCACTCTCAACCTCATCATCTTCTCCCATGTGGGCCCATTTCGGTCGTTTCATTGTCTTCCTCCTCATACTCACAATCTCAACCATGCATCTTGCGAACGCTTCAGATTTCGAAACGCTCATTGAGTTCAAGAAATCAATCAGTGGTTACAATTTAACCACCTGGAATACAACAATGACACCATGTGATAATAATGTAGCCAATTGGGAAGGTCTTCTTTGCACCAACGGGACCGTTTGGGGCATAGAACTCGAGGGTAAGGGGCTTAAAGGTAACATTGACACGTACATTTTGGGTGAATTGTCGTCTTTAGTTagcattagttttaatgataataatttagagGGTCATTTTCCTGATTTCGGAATGCTTGATGGGTTGAGAGAGATCTCATTGTCGGATAATAATTTTAATGGTGAAATTTCCGCCAACGCCTTCAATGGGTTGAAATGGCTCAAGAAGATAAATTTGGCGAATAATAATCTCGTGGGCCAGATCCCTAGGTCGTTGATTAGATTGCCTAAACTACAAGAGTTAATGCTCCAAGATAACCAATTCGAGGGCGAACTCCCGCACTTTGACCCAGGTAAGTTAAGTCTTGCAAATTTCGCCAACAACCATTTTCGTGGCCGAATCCCTGAAGGACTTCAGTCGTTTCCTGCAAGCCAATTTTCAG GTAACGACCTTTGTGGAATACCGTTAGCAGAATGTCAAAGGGATGGTACTGCAACCACTACGGTCATTATAATAGTGTTGGTGTTGGCAACATCACTTGCAGCGTTGGTTTGGGCTATTATAATCTTATGTCGTCGCCGACATCATGAACTTCCATCAGGATATCCACACAATAGTTCAATAATTCTAACAGCATCAGCTAATCTTAGCACGCATGAGAAAGGGGAAACGTCAGCTCAAAACGGAAATAAACCGGATCTTACCATGAAATTGACTTTCTTGACCGATGATGAGCATAAATTTGAGCTTAAAGATTTGTTGAAGGCATCAGCTGAGATACTGGGAAGTGGGATGTTTGGATCCAGTTATAAGATTGATCTCAAAGATGGGAATGTGATGGTGGTGAAAAGATTCAAGCAAATGAATAATTTCGGTAAAGAAGAGTTTTGCGACCATATTAAAAGATTAGGCAGGTTGAGACATCCTAATATACAACCAATTGTTGCTTTCCACTACCGAAAAGATGAGAAGCTTTTGGTTTCTGAGTATGTCGACAACATTAGCTTGTCTTATCATCTCCATG GCAACCAGTCAAATGAAAGTCAAAGCCTAGACTGGCCAACTAGGTTAAAGATAGTAAAAGGAGTAGTAAAAGGGCTTCAAAATCTTTACACAAATCTACCGAGCCTTATCGTACCACATGGTCACCTAAAGTCTTCAAACGTCCTTCTCAACAAAAACTACGAACCACTCCTCACTGATTATGGCTTAGTTCCCGTAACCAACCAAGAACACGCACGTGATTTCATGATGGCGTACAAGTCACCCGAATACCAACAACTCAGTCGCATCTCAAAAAAGACAGACATATGGTGTCTCGGAGTTTTAATTCTCGAAATTATGACCGGGAAGTTCCCGCCCAATACTCTTCACCAAAGCAAAGGGCACAATACTGATCTTACCGATTTCATCAACTATATATCAGAACAGTTCAGTGTTGATATGTTTGATAAAGAAATGTCGGGATTCGGTAAGAGTCGTGAAGgggagatgatgaagttgtttaagATCGGTTTAAGTTGTTGCGAAAAAGATGTCAAAAAGAGAATCGATATTCAACAGCTCGTGATGAAGATTGAGGATGTAAAGGAACGAGATGGCCCTGAAGATGATTTTCAATCGACTTATAATGATTTTCAATCGACTTATAGCAGTGAATAG
- the LOC139885590 gene encoding pentatricopeptide repeat-containing protein At3g42630: protein MNNTHLIHSDMKAISVTHSDETKLIPFKVICTRNDHNSQTTRGSSNKDFKRYGSIKKVDNHKDYTFGLKSLLSGNGLNRTANELVLRLQDERFLLDYPTLAALMLYYANNGNFTQANALWHDIINSSYNLDIHVVSQLIDAYMKVGLFDEVIRTVRQTSVRHPRLQREVYAHTVSCFGKIGELELMDNTLKDMVSKGFYVDSAIGNAYIVYYSRFGSITMIENAYKRLKSARFLIEKDGIMAVSDAYIRDKKFHKLGNFLREVGLGRRNSGNLLWNLLLLSYAANFKMKSLQREFINMVETGFYPDITTFNIRAVAFSKMSLFWDLHLSVEHMNRDGIYADLVTYGCIVDAYLDKRLGRNLDFVLRKMNVNDCAIVLTDPIVFEVMGKGDFHSSSDALMEFRGQKKWTYKELIAVYLKKKYRSNQVFWNY, encoded by the exons ATGAACAACACACATTTGATTCATTCAGATATGAAAGCTATCTCTGTTACTCATTCTGATGAAACCAAATTGATTCCTTTTAAGGTGATCTGCACCCGTAACGACCACAATTCACAGACTACAAGAGGTTCATCTAATAAG GACTTTAAACGGTATGGATCGATTAAAAAGGTTGATAATCATAAGGATTATACTTTTGGTTTAAAAAGTTTATTATCCGGAAACGGATTAAACCGTACTGCTAATGAGCTAGTTCTCAGATTGCAAGATGAACGTTTTCTTCTCGATTATCCAACCCTGGCAGCTTTGATGTTATACTATGCAAATAATGGAAATTTCACTCAGGCAAATGCGTTATGGCATGACATTATAAACAGTTCTTATAATCTTGATATTCATGTAGTTTCACAACTTATAGATGCTTATATGAAAGTTGGGCTTTTCGATGAAGTAATCAGAACTGTACGTCAGACGAGTGTTAGGCATCCACGTTTACAACGTGAAGTGTACGCACACACCGTTTCTTGTTTCGGTAAGATAGGAGAGCTTGAGCTGATGGATAACACATTGAAAGATATGGTCTCGAAGGGATTTTATGTTGATTCTGCTATAGGTAATGCTTATATCGTGTATTATAGTCGTTTTGGTTCAATAACGATGATAGAAAACGCTTACAAGCGTCTGAAAAGTGCAAGATTTTTAATAGAAAAAGACGGGATTATGGCTGTGTCTGATGCTTATATACGAGATAAAAAGTTTCATAAATTAGGTAACTTTTTGAGGGAAGTTGGTCTTGGTAGAAGAAATTCGGGTAATCTGCTTtggaatctattattattatcgtatgcTGCAAATTTTAAAATGAAGAGTTTACAACGAGAGTTTATAAATATGGTGGAAACTGGATTCTATCCCGATATTACTACTTTTAATATTCGGGCTGTGGCTTTTTCAAAGATGTCGTTGTTTTGGGATCTTCATCTAAGCGTTGAGCATATGAACCGTGATGGAATTTATGCGGATCTTGTTACGTATGGTTGTATTGTTGATGCGTATTTGGATAAGAGATTAGGGAGGAATTTGGATTTTGTGTTACGAAAAATGAATGTGAATGATTGTGCTATTGTTTTAACTGACCCAATTGTGTTCGAGGTTATGGGAAAAGGCGATTTTCATTCTAGTTCAGACGCACTTATGGAATTTAGAGGGCAAAAGAAATGGACGTATAAGGAATTGATTGCGGTATATCTTAAGAAAAAGTATCGGAGTAATCAAGTCTTCTGGAACTACTGA